The following are from one region of the bacterium genome:
- a CDS encoding restriction endonuclease → MKNKVSRNIQSLINAYEFLVKGIDTKAKDSEDRAYGGIIRAGKGLLVESLAKSLIEIAWEELGYDINRLSTERKRIKIPLKKEYLKRIKSLEVKEYIEKNIKRFYYSLATDIHVYIDGKFKIAIECKAYTENAMLKRILVDFTLLKQMYPDLFFVLFQLESQLGGDYSSANSVQYGSPSTHTLLSYFDIDLNILTLLEGERKVNRPIHKPDYYKALRKENLLIAFEVMKNLLNKTI, encoded by the coding sequence ATGAAAAACAAAGTTTCAAGAAACATTCAATCACTTATTAATGCTTATGAGTTTTTGGTTAAAGGCATTGATACAAAGGCAAAGGATTCCGAAGACAGAGCGTACGGTGGTATTATAAGGGCAGGGAAAGGATTATTAGTTGAGAGTTTAGCCAAAAGTTTAATAGAAATAGCATGGGAGGAATTGGGTTATGATATTAATCGATTATCTACCGAAAGAAAAAGGATAAAAATCCCATTGAAAAAGGAATACCTAAAAAGAATTAAGAGTCTTGAAGTAAAGGAATACATTGAAAAAAATATAAAAAGGTTTTATTATTCATTAGCCACAGATATACATGTTTACATAGATGGTAAGTTTAAAATTGCAATAGAATGTAAAGCATATACTGAAAATGCAATGTTGAAGAGAATTCTTGTTGATTTTACCTTGTTAAAACAAATGTATCCTGATTTGTTTTTTGTACTTTTTCAATTAGAAAGTCAATTAGGTGGAGATTATTCATCAGCAAATAGTGTCCAATATGGTAGTCCCTCTACACATACTCTATTATCATATTTTGATATTGACTTAAATATACTTACTTTACTTGAAGGAGAGCGCAAAGTTAATAGACCAATACATAAGCCTGATTATTACAAGGCATTACGAAAAGAAAACCTTTTAATTGCATTTGAAGTTATGAAGAATTTATTAAATAAAACCATTTAA